In the Dama dama isolate Ldn47 chromosome 13, ASM3311817v1, whole genome shotgun sequence genome, one interval contains:
- the LBHD2 gene encoding LBH domain-containing protein 2, protein MLPGTVSVDEGPDQGAPVGGERTGGRRGASQGGQTASGGAGSAGPREHPLAPDGGRSMSGPQPAAAPELGPDREAGGPSAEAMVGAREKGPRLGQRLPSIVVEPSELGAVESGELRWPPEGAQRGSARSQAAAAPSPRPPGAPGEAPADADDARASSAGQAPCARR, encoded by the exons ATGTTACCTGGGACCGTGAGTGTGGATGAGGGGCCGGACCAGGGAGCGCCTGTGGGCGGAGAGCGCACGGGAGGAAGGCGGGGAGCGAGCCAGGGCGGGCAGACGGCGAGCGGCGGAGCAGGCAGTGCCGGCCCGCGCGAGCATCCGCTGGCG CCGGACGGCGGCCGCAGCATGAGTGGCCCCCAGCCCGCCGCTGCGCCCGAGCTGGGCCCAGACAGGGAGGCTGGAGGCCCCTCAGCAGAG GCCATGGTGGGTGCCCGGGAGAAGGGCCCTCGGCTGGGCCAGCGGCTGCCCTCGATCGTGGTGGAGCCCAGCGAGCTGGGTGCGGTGGAGAGTGGGGAGCTGCGTTGGCCCCCAGAGGGCGCCCAGAGGGGGTCTGCCcggagccaggctgctgctg CCCCCTCACCGCGTCCGCCGGGAGCACCAGGGGAGGCTCCAGCTGACGCCGATGACGCGCGTGCCAGCTCCGCGGGCCAGGCCCCCTGCGCCCGGCGGTAG